In one window of Fusobacteria bacterium ZRK30 DNA:
- the selA gene encoding L-seryl-tRNA(Sec) selenium transferase, translating into MKRLLSNLPKVDEFLISKKLEAYKDSVPYNILIKSIREGISFYREEILNQRFTDMEIAKEDLKLEITNKIIKLIESKNQLNLKRVINATGTIIHTNLGRSKLIESSVKNIVNIASNYNNLEYDISTGKRGSRYSHIEKLICDITGAEGAIVVNNNAAAVLLALDTLTKDSEVIVSRGELVEIGGSFRIPAIMEYSGSKLIEVGTTNRTHKKDYLEAITPETKALLKVHTSNYKIMGFTKEVKNEELSKMARDKKLISIEDLGSGVLIDFAKYGYKKEPTVQESLKSGIDVVTFSGDKLLGGPQAGIIVGKRQYIEKMKRNNLLRTLRVSKLTIAALEVTLREYLDEAEAVKNIPTLRMILEGKDEVEKRAHILYEKLKTLETLEADLVETNAMIGGGSMPTELMDSFGVAISYKGHSIVKLERTLRNNPLSIVGRIQGGKLVFDCKTLNENDMDSIYEILSKGIDKI; encoded by the coding sequence GTGAAAAGATTGTTATCTAATCTACCTAAGGTAGATGAATTTTTAATAAGTAAAAAGTTAGAAGCATATAAAGACAGTGTTCCATATAATATTTTAATAAAATCTATTAGGGAAGGAATTTCATTCTACAGGGAAGAGATTTTAAATCAAAGATTTACTGATATGGAAATAGCTAAGGAAGATCTAAAATTGGAGATTACCAATAAGATAATAAAATTAATTGAATCAAAGAACCAATTAAACCTTAAAAGGGTAATAAATGCCACAGGAACAATCATTCATACTAACTTAGGAAGATCTAAGTTGATAGAGAGTAGTGTAAAAAACATAGTAAATATAGCTAGTAACTATAATAATTTGGAATATGATATATCTACCGGTAAGAGGGGAAGCAGATATTCTCATATTGAAAAATTAATCTGTGATATAACAGGAGCAGAAGGTGCTATAGTAGTAAATAACAATGCAGCAGCTGTATTATTAGCCTTAGATACATTGACTAAAGATAGTGAAGTAATAGTATCTAGAGGGGAATTAGTAGAGATAGGTGGATCATTTAGAATACCTGCTATAATGGAATATAGTGGTTCTAAGCTGATAGAGGTAGGAACAACTAATAGAACTCATAAGAAGGATTATTTAGAGGCTATAACACCTGAAACGAAAGCACTTCTAAAAGTACACACTTCTAACTATAAGATAATGGGATTTACGAAGGAAGTAAAAAATGAAGAGTTATCTAAGATGGCCAGAGATAAAAAATTAATCTCCATTGAAGATTTAGGCAGTGGAGTATTGATCGACTTCGCTAAATATGGATATAAGAAGGAACCTACAGTTCAGGAGAGTTTAAAATCTGGTATAGATGTAGTTACATTTAGTGGGGACAAACTTTTAGGAGGACCTCAGGCTGGAATCATAGTTGGAAAAAGACAATATATTGAAAAGATGAAAAGAAACAATCTTTTACGTACTTTAAGAGTCAGTAAGTTGACTATAGCTGCCTTGGAAGTTACTTTAAGGGAGTATTTAGATGAAGCGGAAGCTGTAAAGAATATTCCAACCCTTAGAATGATATTAGAGGGGAAGGATGAGGTTGAGAAAAGAGCTCATATTTTATATGAAAAGTTAAAAACTTTAGAAACTTTAGAAGCGGATCTGGTTGAAACTAATGCAATGATCGGAGGAGGTTCTATGCCTACGGAACTTATGGATAGTTTCGGGGTAGCGATATCTTATAAAGGACATAGTATTGTCAAATTAGAAAGAACTCTTAGAAATAATCCACTATCTATAGTTGGTAGAATTCAAGGGGGAAAACTAGTTTTTGACTGCAAAACTTTGAATGAAAATGATATGGATAGTATTTATGAAATTTTAAGTAAAGGGATTGATAAAATATGA
- the selD gene encoding selenide, water dikinase SelD codes for MNKFEKFCSGGGUTSKIGPGVLSEVLAHIPKVYDENLLIGFDSADDAAVYKVSKDMALIQTLDFFTPIVEDPYTYGKIAAANSLSDVYAMGGDVLTALNIVCFPEKLDPNILGEILRGGAEKVMESGGILSGGHSVNDENPKYGLSVTGVVHPDKVIANNTCKAGDKLILTKPLGIGIVTTAHNVGEANERSYKEAIKLMETLNKYSAEKMKKYEVNGCTDVTGFGFLGHLSEMLNDEISIVVDSKKVPYIEEAYEYAEEFLITSAGQKNRKHLGDKVVLEGVPFPMEEILFDPQTSGGLLISVAGEDADKFLADLEELDIKSSLIGEVVKKSTFRMKVI; via the coding sequence ATGAACAAATTTGAAAAATTTTGCAGTGGTGGAGGCTGAACTTCTAAAATAGGACCGGGTGTTCTATCTGAAGTATTGGCTCATATTCCAAAAGTATACGACGAAAATCTGCTTATCGGGTTCGATAGTGCTGATGACGCTGCAGTATATAAGGTGAGTAAGGATATGGCCTTGATTCAAACGTTAGACTTTTTTACTCCCATAGTTGAAGATCCATATACATATGGAAAGATAGCGGCAGCTAACTCTCTCAGTGATGTATATGCAATGGGTGGGGATGTTCTTACAGCATTGAATATAGTATGTTTTCCAGAAAAATTAGATCCTAATATATTGGGGGAAATTTTACGTGGTGGAGCTGAAAAAGTAATGGAATCAGGTGGTATTTTAAGTGGGGGACATTCTGTTAATGATGAAAATCCAAAATATGGATTATCTGTAACAGGAGTAGTTCATCCTGATAAGGTAATAGCCAATAATACATGTAAGGCAGGAGATAAATTAATTCTGACAAAACCCCTTGGGATAGGTATAGTGACTACAGCTCATAATGTGGGAGAAGCCAACGAACGTTCTTATAAGGAAGCAATAAAACTTATGGAAACACTGAACAAATATTCAGCTGAAAAGATGAAGAAATATGAAGTAAATGGATGTACAGATGTAACTGGATTTGGATTTTTAGGACATCTATCTGAGATGTTAAATGACGAAATCAGTATAGTGGTAGACAGTAAAAAAGTACCTTATATTGAGGAAGCTTATGAATATGCAGAAGAATTCTTGATTACCTCTGCCGGACAAAAAAATAGAAAACATCTGGGAGATAAAGTAGTCTTAGAGGGAGTTCCATTTCCTATGGAGGAGATATTGTTTGATCCGCAAACTTCAGGAGGATTACTCATAAGTGTAGCAGGTGAAGATGCAGATAAATTTTTAGCTGACTTGGAGGAACTGGATATAAAATCTAGTCTTATAGGAGAAGTCGTGAAAAAAAGTACGTTTAGAATGAAAGTTATATAG
- a CDS encoding IS30 family transposase has product MNHKHFTIEERESIFKFLAQKKSISFIAAKLKKNRVSIYREINRNSVDGEYTPNKAQFLYKKRKQLCGRKHKLRDSILLVDIQEKLESGWSPEQISGRAKLDNQYSISFKTIYRAIYLDFLTESTKYLLTRKGKQKPRGLKETRGKIPNKKMIEERSEEANDRSEIGHFESDTIVGAGKKGAMMTYVDRKSRYLVAELMINRKSDTFNEATIENFKYIPKEYIKTFTSDNGKEFSKFKELEEALGIKAYFANPYHSWERGTNENTNGLLRRTFPKGTIFSKIKRCEFYKAVNKINNRPRKCLNWKTPKEVFWGEIEKCCI; this is encoded by the coding sequence ATGAATCATAAACATTTTACCATTGAAGAAAGAGAAAGTATATTTAAATTTTTAGCGCAAAAAAAATCAATTAGTTTTATTGCAGCTAAATTAAAGAAAAATAGAGTTAGTATTTATAGAGAAATTAATAGAAATTCAGTTGATGGTGAGTACACTCCTAATAAAGCCCAGTTTTTATACAAAAAAAGAAAACAACTTTGTGGAAGAAAGCACAAATTAAGAGATTCGATCCTTTTGGTAGATATTCAAGAAAAGTTAGAATCAGGTTGGAGTCCAGAACAAATATCAGGAAGAGCTAAATTAGACAACCAATATTCTATTTCATTTAAAACAATTTATAGAGCAATATATCTTGATTTTCTTACGGAGAGTACTAAATACCTTTTAACTAGAAAAGGCAAACAAAAGCCTAGAGGATTGAAAGAAACAAGGGGTAAAATCCCTAATAAAAAGATGATAGAAGAAAGGTCTGAAGAAGCGAATGATAGAAGTGAGATTGGTCATTTTGAAAGCGATACTATCGTTGGCGCAGGAAAAAAAGGTGCTATGATGACTTATGTTGATAGGAAATCAAGATATCTTGTAGCGGAGCTAATGATTAATAGAAAATCAGATACTTTTAATGAGGCAACAATAGAGAATTTTAAATATATACCTAAAGAATACATAAAAACATTTACATCGGATAACGGGAAAGAATTCTCTAAATTTAAAGAATTAGAGGAAGCATTAGGTATTAAAGCTTATTTTGCTAACCCTTATCACTCATGGGAGAGAGGAACAAATGAGAATACAAACGGTTTATTAAGGAGAACTTTCCCTAAAGGGACTATTTTTAGTAAGATAAAGAGATGTGAATTTTATAAAGCGGTAAACAAAATTAATAATAGACCAAGGAAGTGTTTAAATTGGAAAACCCCAAAAGAAGTATTTTGGGGTGAAATTGAAAAGTGTTGCATTTAA
- the msrB gene encoding peptide-methionine (R)-S-oxide reductase MsrB yields MKKLITLLITLMSFALYGAQYEKAVFAGGCFWCMEYPFEKMEGVKSVMSGYTGGTTSNPTYENYGSGGHIEVVEIIYNPYEITYGELLKIYWKQVDPTDSGGQFTDRGHGYTTAIFYFNDNQRKEAELSKKTLEKRGVYKGKIVTPILPAVAFYRAEEYHQDYYKKSSLKYKYYRRRSGRDKFLDEIWGKDRKDWGRYELKKKLTDLEFKVTQEEFTEPPFNNKYWDNKKDGIYVDLISGEALFSSIDKYKSGTGWPSFTKPLVPENIVEKEDTKLFQKRTEIRSKAGDAHLGHLFNDGPEPTGLRYCLNSASLKFIPVEDLEKEGYGEFKKLFEGK; encoded by the coding sequence ATGAAAAAACTGATAACACTATTAATTACTTTAATGAGCTTCGCCCTGTATGGAGCCCAGTATGAAAAAGCTGTCTTTGCAGGGGGATGTTTTTGGTGTATGGAATACCCTTTTGAAAAGATGGAAGGGGTTAAATCTGTAATGTCTGGATACACAGGGGGAACTACCAGCAACCCAACCTATGAGAACTATGGTTCAGGAGGGCATATTGAAGTTGTAGAGATTATCTATAATCCATATGAGATCACTTATGGGGAGCTTTTAAAGATCTATTGGAAGCAGGTAGATCCAACAGATTCAGGGGGACAATTTACAGACAGGGGGCATGGATATACTACAGCAATCTTTTATTTTAACGATAACCAAAGAAAGGAGGCTGAGTTGTCCAAAAAAACCCTGGAAAAAAGAGGGGTGTATAAAGGTAAAATAGTGACTCCTATCCTGCCTGCTGTTGCTTTTTATAGAGCTGAAGAGTATCATCAGGATTATTATAAGAAAAGTTCATTGAAGTACAAATATTATAGGAGAAGATCTGGAAGGGATAAATTTTTAGATGAAATTTGGGGAAAAGACAGAAAAGACTGGGGGAGGTATGAGTTGAAGAAAAAATTAACGGATTTAGAGTTTAAGGTAACACAGGAAGAGTTTACAGAACCACCATTTAACAATAAATATTGGGATAATAAAAAAGATGGGATCTATGTAGATCTTATCTCTGGGGAAGCGCTTTTTAGTTCTATAGATAAATACAAGTCTGGAACAGGGTGGCCTAGTTTTACCAAACCACTGGTTCCAGAAAATATTGTAGAAAAAGAGGATACTAAACTTTTTCAAAAAAGAACAGAGATTAGGAGTAAGGCCGGAGATGCTCATTTGGGGCATCTGTTTAATGATGGTCCTGAGCCTACTGGTCTGAGATATTGCCTGAATTCAGCATCCCTAAAGTTTATCCCTGTAGAAGATTTAGAAAAAGAAGGGTATGGGGAATTTAAGAAGTTGTTTGAAGGTAAGTAG
- a CDS encoding AraC family transcriptional regulator has product MSNIEQIEFINKKGQIKGFEITSLKSYFESVDESFIKTPYRTSFYNLIFITKGRGSHEIDFLEYTIKAGDLLIVSRDRVHRYSKFENLEGYLIMFTEGFLCEFLSSQTSEVKDLFKLSYLNPHIDYLDLYTETLITLLNVINDMYKNAYEFIDNKVIASAFNTFTQILSNSGLGESRSRYKKNETFVQFTELVEKNINNIKTVKEYADMMHVSKKTVNLMTRKAIDMSAKQYIIQQLILKIRLKLSFEQKSINEIAYTIGFTEPSNMTRFF; this is encoded by the coding sequence ATGAGTAATATAGAGCAGATTGAGTTTATTAATAAGAAGGGTCAAATCAAAGGTTTTGAGATCACATCATTGAAGAGTTATTTTGAATCTGTGGATGAATCTTTTATTAAAACACCATACCGTACCTCTTTTTACAATTTAATATTTATCACTAAAGGCAGGGGATCCCATGAAATTGATTTCTTAGAATACACCATTAAAGCAGGTGATCTTTTAATAGTATCCAGAGATCGTGTTCATAGATATAGTAAATTCGAAAACTTAGAGGGATACTTAATCATGTTTACAGAGGGGTTTTTATGTGAATTTTTAAGCAGTCAAACTTCTGAGGTAAAGGATTTATTTAAACTGAGTTATTTAAATCCGCATATTGATTACCTGGATTTATACACAGAAACATTAATAACACTTTTAAATGTAATAAATGATATGTATAAAAATGCTTATGAATTTATAGATAACAAGGTAATTGCTTCAGCTTTTAACACCTTTACACAAATACTGTCCAACAGTGGTTTAGGAGAAAGCAGATCCAGATATAAAAAAAATGAGACATTTGTACAGTTCACTGAATTAGTTGAAAAAAATATCAATAATATCAAAACTGTGAAAGAGTATGCCGATATGATGCATGTCTCAAAAAAAACGGTTAATTTAATGACAAGAAAAGCTATTGATATGTCGGCTAAACAGTATATTATTCAGCAATTAATATTAAAAATAAGACTTAAACTCAGTTTCGAACAAAAAAGCATCAATGAGATTGCTTATACAATAGGGTTTACAGAACCATCAAACATGACTAGGTTTTTTTAA
- a CDS encoding cupin domain-containing protein has product MVRHDKNSWLNSKNIELNSIAESIEENVYHISSKAVVPLHKHEDLDEIFYCIKGSGFGVLENGEVELTVGKPFIAPAGIMHSLRSDGDLYVTAFLIPVVDERQI; this is encoded by the coding sequence ATGGTAAGACATGACAAAAACAGCTGGTTAAATAGCAAAAATATAGAATTAAATAGTATTGCCGAATCTATCGAGGAAAATGTATATCACATCTCTTCCAAAGCAGTGGTTCCACTGCACAAACATGAAGATCTGGACGAAATCTTTTACTGCATAAAAGGTTCTGGTTTTGGCGTACTAGAGAACGGAGAAGTGGAGTTAACGGTAGGCAAACCTTTTATTGCCCCTGCCGGAATAATGCACTCCCTTAGAAGTGATGGAGATCTCTATGTTACAGCTTTTCTTATTCCCGTCGTAGATGAGCGGCAAATTTGA
- a CDS encoding (2Fe-2S)-binding protein produces the protein MPVDKIICHCKQVSFGDIRRAMVGGARTVEKIQEITGAGTGCGGCIEEVKKILAVACGCKGVSIEAVVNTVKGGADTIEKVEKATGAGSGCRKCKALLQNIIDTKK, from the coding sequence ATCCCTGTAGATAAAATTATTTGTCACTGTAAACAAGTGAGTTTTGGTGATATCAGGAGAGCGATGGTCGGCGGCGCTCGTACTGTAGAGAAGATACAAGAAATCACAGGAGCAGGGACAGGTTGCGGCGGATGCATTGAAGAAGTAAAAAAAATATTAGCAGTAGCCTGTGGATGCAAAGGGGTTTCTATAGAAGCAGTAGTTAACACAGTTAAAGGTGGAGCAGATACAATTGAAAAAGTTGAGAAAGCAACAGGGGCAGGTAGTGGATGCAGAAAATGCAAAGCTCTATTGCAAAACATAATTGACACAAAGAAGTAA
- a CDS encoding VOC family protein: MFKRIDHIAFTIKDRAKSIHFYEENFGFKKYFEHDAPVPAVEKIVYLKLGDTILEMVHLNTDSTNQGFHFCLESDNFDEDYTRLINAGVPVDTEPHPVEAREAREEGWRRVVFIGPDGELIEFRG; encoded by the coding sequence ATGTTTAAACGAATCGACCATATCGCATTTACCATTAAGGATAGAGCCAAATCTATACATTTTTATGAAGAAAATTTTGGATTTAAAAAATATTTTGAACACGATGCACCTGTGCCTGCAGTAGAAAAAATAGTTTATCTTAAACTAGGGGATACTATTTTAGAGATGGTGCACCTAAACACCGATTCAACAAATCAAGGGTTTCATTTCTGTCTTGAAAGTGATAATTTTGACGAAGACTATACCCGTCTGATAAATGCCGGTGTTCCTGTAGATACCGAACCTCACCCTGTTGAAGCAAGAGAGGCAAGAGAAGAAGGATGGCGTAGAGTAGTCTTTATCGGTCCTGATGGAGAATTAATAGAATTTAGAGGGTAA
- a CDS encoding MarR family transcriptional regulator, with protein MRYDNTINLISKIREISSMFIISELEKLGIIGIVPSHGDIIVTLIKHRELTMTEIAEKINKDRSTVTTLVKKLNKIGFTATKKNENDQRSNFVFLTPKGKELEEGFNQISEKLYNVQFKGLKEEEKEIFRNILIKIYNNFKQENQN; from the coding sequence ATGAGATATGATAATACGATTAATTTAATAAGTAAAATCAGAGAGATTTCCAGCATGTTTATTATTTCTGAATTAGAAAAATTAGGAATAATAGGAATTGTCCCTTCCCACGGTGACATTATAGTCACACTGATAAAACATAGGGAACTGACCATGACTGAAATTGCAGAAAAAATCAACAAAGACCGTTCAACCGTTACTACCTTGGTAAAAAAGTTGAATAAAATTGGCTTTACAGCCACAAAGAAAAACGAAAACGATCAGCGATCAAATTTCGTATTTCTTACACCTAAGGGGAAGGAGTTAGAGGAAGGTTTTAATCAAATTTCTGAAAAATTATACAACGTTCAATTTAAAGGACTAAAAGAGGAAGAAAAAGAAATTTTTAGAAATATTTTAATCAAAATATATAATAATTTTAAACAAGAAAATCAGAATTAG
- a CDS encoding sodium:proton antiporter, translating to MDYGWISLLPIIIAITLAFITKDVFTALLSGIISSGLILSYHGESIFIGLNSIAGVFLNGWAVRSILFCLMIGSFVHTIEASGGIRGLLIFLAEEKKVVKSRRGAELIAYIIGLLIFIEATSSTVISSISAKPFFDKYGIPREKLAYITDSTSASVAWLFPINAAGAFLMTMIGSQISAGTITGDPFVYVLKSMPFQLYSIFAIILVGITIITGKDLKVMSSFTADDLTTIETVSKKHDHFKKPRARNMILPTFLLIASIFGILYITGKGNISSGDGAEAIFNGIIITLILTGIYYVFQGIVKPKIYIDWCIEGMANFLQITIILVLAFALSSLMEKLNLGSYIAEMSTDMNPVLLPAVIFLMGSIISFATGTSGGTAAILIPIAIPMAAKLGVDIHLTIGAVVSSAVFGDHCSPISDSTILASMISEVPVMNHVKTQIPYALISGGASMAGFLIMGVLLI from the coding sequence ATGGATTATGGATGGATTTCACTCCTGCCTATAATTATCGCTATTACATTAGCTTTTATCACAAAAGATGTTTTTACTGCCCTACTATCCGGTATTATTTCTTCCGGCTTGATCCTAAGTTATCACGGAGAAAGTATTTTTATAGGATTGAATAGTATAGCAGGTGTTTTCCTAAACGGCTGGGCTGTCAGATCAATATTGTTCTGCCTAATGATCGGATCATTTGTACACACAATAGAAGCTTCCGGAGGAATAAGAGGTCTTCTCATATTTTTAGCAGAGGAAAAAAAAGTAGTAAAATCCAGAAGGGGAGCTGAACTCATAGCCTATATAATCGGACTGCTCATCTTCATAGAAGCAACCAGTTCTACAGTTATATCCAGTATATCTGCTAAACCTTTCTTTGATAAATACGGTATCCCCCGGGAAAAACTGGCCTATATCACAGACTCTACATCTGCTTCTGTAGCCTGGCTTTTCCCTATAAATGCCGCAGGGGCGTTTCTTATGACCATGATAGGATCTCAAATTTCTGCCGGGACTATTACAGGAGATCCCTTTGTTTATGTGTTAAAATCAATGCCCTTTCAGCTTTATAGTATCTTTGCAATAATCCTGGTTGGAATCACAATTATTACAGGAAAAGACCTTAAGGTTATGAGCAGTTTCACAGCTGATGATTTAACAACTATAGAGACCGTTTCAAAAAAACATGATCATTTTAAAAAACCAAGGGCACGAAACATGATCTTACCTACATTTCTTTTAATCGCCAGTATTTTTGGAATTTTGTATATCACCGGAAAAGGTAATATATCTTCCGGGGACGGAGCCGAAGCAATATTTAATGGGATAATAATAACCTTGATCTTAACCGGTATCTACTATGTTTTTCAGGGAATAGTAAAACCCAAAATATATATAGATTGGTGTATAGAAGGAATGGCCAATTTCCTTCAAATCACAATTATACTGGTTTTAGCCTTTGCCTTAAGTAGTCTAATGGAAAAATTAAATTTAGGCTCCTATATAGCCGAAATGAGTACAGATATGAATCCCGTGCTTTTACCGGCAGTGATCTTTCTCATGGGATCCATTATATCTTTTGCTACTGGGACCAGCGGTGGAACAGCTGCAATTCTTATCCCCATCGCTATCCCCATGGCTGCAAAATTAGGAGTCGATATCCACCTGACAATAGGAGCTGTCGTATCCAGTGCTGTTTTCGGAGATCATTGTTCCCCCATATCGGACTCTACAATCTTAGCTTCCATGATCTCAGAAGTCCCTGTGATGAACCATGTAAAAACTCAGATACCCTATGCCCTTATTTCAGGGGGAGCTTCAATGGCAGGATTTTTAATAATGGGAGTACTTCTCATATAA
- a CDS encoding 4Fe-4S binding protein: MNIKEIYEKFDAIGSLTFATINEGYPETRIAHFFAHDEDGLYFRTMFPKPFYKQLKKIKKISVCGLYGSTEVTHGEDGLPEFEPGYTIRVTGDIKEVSLEEIKKKSINKELFDVGIKDVEKYPAMRIFVLYRGKGEVFDFDFETKFRDHKLLRTNFSFNDFCDKVFGLEIKNNCIRCGKCFKRCSFKAVEKINKDYTINSKKCDICGDCVTVCPVDAIKER, encoded by the coding sequence ATGAATATCAAAGAAATTTATGAAAAATTTGATGCAATCGGATCATTGACATTTGCTACAATCAATGAAGGATATCCAGAAACAAGAATAGCACATTTTTTTGCTCACGATGAGGATGGTTTATATTTCAGAACAATGTTTCCAAAACCTTTTTATAAGCAATTAAAGAAGATAAAAAAAATATCTGTATGCGGTTTATACGGGTCTACAGAAGTAACTCATGGAGAAGATGGGTTGCCGGAGTTTGAACCTGGATATACTATTAGAGTAACAGGTGATATTAAGGAAGTTTCTTTAGAAGAAATTAAAAAAAAATCTATAAATAAAGAGCTTTTTGATGTGGGAATAAAAGATGTGGAAAAGTACCCTGCAATGAGAATTTTTGTTTTATATAGAGGTAAGGGAGAGGTTTTCGATTTTGATTTTGAGACTAAGTTCCGTGATCATAAATTATTGCGGACAAATTTTTCCTTTAACGATTTTTGTGATAAGGTCTTTGGTCTGGAAATTAAGAATAACTGTATAAGATGTGGAAAGTGTTTTAAAAGATGCTCCTTTAAAGCCGTCGAAAAGATCAACAAAGATTATACTATAAACAGCAAAAAGTGCGATATATGCGGAGACTGTGTTACAGTCTGTCCTGTAGATGCCATCAAAGAAAGGTAA
- a CDS encoding molybdenum cofactor guanylyltransferase, with product MKKNIALLAGGKNSRMGGFTKSFLKFKNEYFLQRVLNEFNDFHKTVIISNEKKLYKEYQIETFEDLVKDKGPLGGIYTALSSINDSCFIVACDMPFLSQEKILNFYNDLDNYDAVIPIYKNRPQPLCALYNISVLKYIKDAIDNDDLKIMIPLKKARVKFVEIDDDKLFVNINTPEEYRALTI from the coding sequence ATGAAAAAAAATATTGCCCTTCTTGCAGGGGGGAAAAACTCCCGTATGGGTGGATTTACTAAATCTTTTTTAAAATTTAAAAATGAGTATTTTCTACAAAGAGTTTTGAATGAATTCAATGATTTCCATAAGACAGTAATCATATCCAATGAAAAAAAACTATATAAAGAATATCAAATTGAGACATTTGAAGACCTTGTAAAAGACAAGGGGCCATTAGGAGGGATCTACACAGCTCTTTCATCTATTAATGACAGCTGTTTTATTGTGGCTTGTGATATGCCATTTTTAAGTCAGGAAAAGATTTTAAATTTCTACAACGACTTAGATAATTATGATGCTGTAATCCCAATCTACAAAAATCGTCCCCAGCCTCTCTGTGCTCTTTATAATATAAGTGTTCTCAAATATATAAAAGATGCTATAGACAACGATGACCTCAAGATAATGATCCCTTTAAAAAAAGCCAGGGTTAAATTTGTAGAGATAGATGACGATAAGTTATTTGTAAATATAAATACTCCGGAAGAATACAGGGCATTGACTATTTAG
- a CDS encoding nitroreductase — protein sequence MNKVIENIKSRRTTRKFTDTPVEREKLEIIIEAGMWAPSGNNKQSWHFTVVQDEQLLKRLNMASKENASKSEDEYIRNAAKNMPDVFYGAKTVIVVSASEDAHTPIEDISAATQNMLLAAESMGVGTCWNGMRFLFNFMPEHDVIKDLQLPEGVKPFHAVVVGYKGIEGKAPKRKEGVVQFL from the coding sequence ATGAATAAGGTGATCGAAAATATTAAGAGTAGAAGAACAACACGTAAATTCACAGACACACCTGTAGAGAGAGAAAAATTGGAGATTATTATCGAAGCTGGTATGTGGGCTCCTAGTGGTAACAACAAGCAATCGTGGCATTTTACAGTTGTTCAAGATGAACAATTGTTGAAGCGTTTAAACATGGCTTCCAAAGAAAATGCATCAAAAAGTGAGGATGAATATATTCGTAACGCGGCAAAGAATATGCCAGATGTTTTTTATGGTGCTAAAACCGTTATTGTCGTATCGGCGTCAGAAGATGCCCATACTCCAATTGAGGATATTTCTGCTGCAACACAAAATATGCTATTAGCTGCAGAAAGTATGGGGGTAGGTACATGTTGGAATGGTATGAGGTTTTTATTTAATTTTATGCCTGAGCACGATGTTATTAAAGACCTTCAACTTCCAGAAGGTGTTAAACCATTTCATGCAGTGGTCGTAGGTTATAAGGGAATTGAGGGAAAGGCGCCTAAGCGTAAAGAGGGTGTTGTTCAATTCTTGTAA
- a CDS encoding winged helix-turn-helix transcriptional regulator → MHIRGKDYNCTIDLMMDIIGGKWKMRLLWTLMMDGSQRFGELKRRCVKISAKVLAQQLKELEQDELITRKSYDEVPPRVEYSISEYGKTVIPFIKQMHEWSFRHMIKNGVEVTDNDIKS, encoded by the coding sequence ATGCATATACGTGGAAAAGATTATAACTGTACTATCGATCTTATGATGGATATTATCGGCGGAAAGTGGAAAATGCGTTTGTTATGGACACTTATGATGGATGGTAGCCAGCGGTTTGGAGAACTTAAAAGACGTTGCGTTAAAATTTCTGCTAAGGTTCTGGCACAACAGCTAAAAGAACTTGAGCAGGACGAACTGATTACACGAAAATCTTATGACGAGGTGCCACCCCGAGTCGAGTATTCAATTTCAGAGTACGGGAAAACAGTCATTCCATTCATTAAACAAATGCACGAATGGTCATTTAGGCATATGATCAAGAATGGAGTTGAAGTAACTGACAATGATATAAAATCGTAA